The following are encoded in a window of Sinorhizobium sojae CCBAU 05684 genomic DNA:
- a CDS encoding MaoC family dehydratase has translation MTTLEQLYAAGRKVAIGSLTFAAEDIIRFARDFDPQPFHLDEEEARHSLFGGLCASGWHTSAGWMKCFVQFWNDEAGRLAAEGLRAPRLGPSPGFRNLKWLKPVYAGDTVTYAVALLEARALASRPGWRINTLLCEGENQHGEAVIRFESKVIEFTSGA, from the coding sequence ATGACGACTCTGGAGCAACTTTACGCCGCCGGCCGCAAGGTCGCGATCGGCAGTCTGACCTTTGCGGCAGAAGACATCATCCGCTTTGCCCGCGACTTCGATCCGCAGCCGTTCCATCTCGACGAGGAGGAGGCCAGGCATTCGCTTTTCGGCGGTCTTTGCGCCTCCGGCTGGCACACCAGCGCCGGATGGATGAAGTGCTTCGTGCAGTTCTGGAATGACGAGGCCGGGCGTCTTGCGGCCGAGGGGCTCCGGGCGCCGAGGCTCGGCCCCTCCCCCGGCTTCCGCAATCTCAAATGGCTGAAGCCGGTCTATGCCGGCGATACCGTGACCTACGCCGTCGCCCTGCTCGAAGCCCGTGCGCTTGCTTCGCGCCCCGGCTGGAGGATCAACACGCTCCTCTGCGAGGGCGAGAACCAGCATGGCGAAGCCGTGATCCGCTTCGAAAGCAAGGTCATCGAATTCACGTCAGGCGCATAA
- a CDS encoding adenine phosphoribosyltransferase: MTVVQSELISAIRSIPDYPKPGIMFRDITTLLGNPKTFRRAIDELVHPYAGTKVDKVAGIEARGFILGGAIAHQLSAGFVPIRKKGKLPHETVRIAYSLEYGVDEMEMHRDAIVPGEKVILVDDLIATGGTAEAAARLLLQMGAEIVAACFVIDLPELGGRKKLEALGVDVRTLISFEGH; encoded by the coding sequence ATGACTGTTGTTCAATCGGAACTGATTTCCGCCATCCGGAGCATTCCGGACTACCCGAAGCCGGGCATCATGTTCCGCGATATCACCACATTGCTCGGCAATCCGAAGACGTTCCGTCGCGCGATCGACGAACTCGTTCACCCCTATGCCGGCACCAAGGTCGACAAGGTCGCCGGCATCGAGGCGCGCGGCTTCATCCTGGGGGGCGCGATCGCGCATCAGCTGTCCGCCGGCTTCGTACCGATCCGCAAGAAGGGCAAGCTGCCGCATGAGACGGTCCGGATCGCCTATAGTCTCGAATACGGCGTCGATGAGATGGAGATGCACAGGGATGCGATCGTGCCCGGCGAAAAGGTGATCCTGGTCGATGACCTGATTGCCACCGGCGGAACCGCCGAAGCCGCCGCCAGGCTTCTGCTTCAGATGGGCGCTGAGATCGTCGCCGCCTGTTTCGTTATCGATCTGCCGGAACTCGGCGGGCGCAAGAAGCTCGAGGCGCTGGGCGTCGACGTCCGCACGCTGATCTCCTTCGAGGGGCATTAG
- a CDS encoding DUF1059 domain-containing protein yields the protein MRLFECGTLVPGCDWHTRADNDAEIVRRVVEHMRETHGETIIRENMVDNIKARIVDEPQAA from the coding sequence ATGCGCTTATTCGAATGCGGTACGCTCGTCCCGGGTTGCGATTGGCACACCCGCGCCGACAATGATGCGGAAATCGTACGCCGGGTCGTCGAGCATATGCGCGAAACCCACGGCGAAACGATCATCCGCGAAAATATGGTCGACAACATCAAGGCGCGCATCGTCGACGAGCCACAGGCTGCGTGA
- a CDS encoding CCA tRNA nucleotidyltransferase: MTSIAAEPWFQAPALRRVFELLNVDGGEARVVGGAVRNALLGLPGGDVDLATTWHPEDVAERARTAGIKVVPTGIDHGTVTLVIDGTPYEVTTLREDVATDGRRAEVAFGSGWKEDAARRDFTINALYANSQGEIFDYVGGLADIESRTLRFIGNAAERIAEDYLRILRFFRFFAHYGSGRPDAEGLRACAQARAKLATLSAERVWTEMKKLLSAEDPGRALLWMRQAGVLGEVLPETEKWGIDAIPGLIAAEKAFSWAPDPLLRLTAIVPPDAERLEALAERLRLSKAEAACLVRFAEAPAIAAALPDAALDRELYRHGAEGIVARLRLSLASARRKAETDPAYLAETAAFQRLLVRAEKWQRPAFPLNGADVLKAGVAPGPEVGALLSQLENFWIERNFSVDRATLVARLESLVQAR; encoded by the coding sequence ATGACCTCCATTGCCGCCGAGCCCTGGTTCCAGGCACCCGCGCTGCGCCGCGTCTTCGAACTCCTGAACGTTGACGGCGGGGAGGCGCGGGTCGTTGGGGGCGCCGTGCGGAATGCCCTTCTCGGCCTGCCCGGGGGCGATGTCGATCTCGCGACCACATGGCACCCCGAGGACGTCGCGGAACGGGCGAGGACCGCCGGAATCAAGGTGGTTCCGACGGGAATCGACCACGGCACCGTTACGCTCGTCATCGATGGCACGCCCTATGAGGTGACGACTTTGCGCGAGGACGTTGCGACCGACGGCCGGCGCGCCGAAGTCGCTTTCGGATCCGGATGGAAAGAGGATGCGGCGCGCCGCGACTTCACGATCAATGCGCTCTACGCGAACAGCCAAGGCGAGATCTTCGACTATGTCGGCGGCCTGGCCGATATCGAAAGCCGCACGCTGCGCTTCATCGGCAATGCCGCCGAACGGATCGCCGAGGATTATCTGCGTATCCTGCGCTTCTTCCGGTTCTTCGCCCATTACGGCAGCGGCCGGCCGGACGCGGAGGGCCTCAGGGCCTGCGCCCAGGCGCGCGCCAAGCTTGCGACGCTTTCCGCCGAGCGCGTCTGGACCGAGATGAAGAAGCTGCTGTCAGCCGAGGATCCCGGCCGCGCACTCCTCTGGATGCGCCAGGCGGGCGTGCTCGGCGAAGTGCTGCCGGAGACCGAAAAATGGGGTATCGACGCCATCCCGGGCCTGATTGCCGCGGAGAAGGCTTTCTCCTGGGCGCCGGATCCGCTGTTGAGGCTAACGGCGATCGTCCCTCCCGACGCGGAAAGGCTCGAGGCGTTGGCGGAGCGCCTGCGTCTCTCAAAGGCTGAAGCGGCCTGTCTCGTCCGGTTCGCCGAGGCGCCGGCAATTGCCGCCGCCCTGCCGGATGCTGCCCTCGATCGCGAGCTCTACCGACACGGCGCCGAGGGGATCGTCGCCCGGCTCAGGCTTTCACTTGCCTCCGCCCGCCGCAAGGCGGAGACCGATCCGGCCTACCTTGCCGAGACGGCCGCCTTTCAGCGGCTGCTGGTGCGTGCGGAAAAATGGCAGAGACCGGCCTTTCCGCTGAATGGAGCCGACGTCTTGAAGGCGGGCGTGGCGCCGGGGCCAGAGGTCGGCGCTCTGCTTTCGCAACTCGAGAATTTCTGGATCGAGCGCAATTTCAGCGTCGACCGGGCAACGCTCGTCGCCCGGCTCGAATCCCTGGTGCAGGCGCGCTGA
- a CDS encoding CoA pyrophosphatase, with product MSHPFFSADEFRRRARAQTGGPIETSWRDHGDFLLNPGIVPYLETLHLKDAAVLVAVVDDGDDGSVIFTQRTSTLRKHSGQIAFPGGAVDPEDPSVEMAAVREAEEEIGLDPRFVEPIGRLPHYMALSGFRITPVLAVVQPGFELTPNPVEVESVFQVPLSFLMDPKNHGRGSRHFEGAERHFYRMPYGERNIWGITAGIVRMLYERLYA from the coding sequence ATGAGTCATCCGTTCTTTTCCGCCGACGAGTTCCGGCGCCGCGCGCGGGCGCAGACCGGCGGGCCAATCGAGACCTCCTGGCGCGACCATGGCGATTTTCTGCTCAATCCCGGCATCGTGCCTTACCTCGAGACCTTGCATCTGAAGGACGCGGCGGTCCTCGTCGCGGTCGTCGACGACGGCGACGATGGGAGCGTGATTTTCACCCAGCGCACCTCGACACTACGCAAGCATTCCGGCCAGATCGCCTTCCCGGGCGGGGCCGTCGATCCCGAAGACCCCTCCGTCGAGATGGCGGCGGTTCGAGAGGCCGAGGAGGAGATCGGGCTCGATCCTCGCTTCGTCGAGCCCATCGGCCGCCTGCCGCATTACATGGCCCTTTCCGGCTTCCGCATCACGCCGGTGCTTGCGGTGGTGCAACCGGGTTTCGAGCTGACGCCCAATCCGGTCGAAGTCGAAAGCGTGTTCCAGGTGCCGCTCTCCTTCCTGATGGATCCGAAGAACCACGGGCGCGGAAGCCGCCATTTCGAGGGTGCCGAGCGGCATTTCTACCGCATGCCCTATGGCGAGCGAAACATCTGGGGCATCACTGCGGGCATCGTCCGCATGCTCTATGAAAGGCTTTATGCATGA
- a CDS encoding DUF1285 domain-containing protein, translating to MAEAKIQETGDAAGLAALITRAAGQTGGEAKGLPPVERWNPPFCGDIDMEIRGDGTWFYMGTPIGRQPLVRLFSTVLRKDEDGKTYLVTPVEKVGIRVVDAPFIAVEMSVTARDGANVLTFRTNVGDVVEAGPGHPLRFVIHGETSELKPYLHVRGRLEALVSRPVMYDLVELGEKVQIDGTEMFCVRSAGAVFPIMPAAELEALCR from the coding sequence ATGGCAGAGGCGAAGATTCAGGAGACGGGTGACGCGGCGGGCCTCGCTGCGTTGATTACCCGCGCGGCCGGCCAGACGGGCGGGGAGGCGAAGGGACTGCCGCCGGTGGAACGCTGGAACCCGCCTTTCTGCGGCGACATCGACATGGAAATCCGCGGCGATGGAACCTGGTTCTACATGGGCACGCCGATCGGCCGCCAGCCGCTCGTCAGGCTGTTCTCGACGGTGCTGCGCAAGGACGAGGACGGCAAAACCTATCTCGTCACGCCGGTGGAAAAGGTCGGCATCCGTGTCGTCGACGCTCCTTTCATTGCGGTGGAGATGAGCGTGACCGCGCGGGATGGTGCAAATGTCCTGACCTTCCGCACCAATGTCGGCGATGTGGTCGAGGCAGGCCCAGGCCATCCGCTGCGCTTCGTCATCCACGGCGAAACTAGTGAGCTGAAACCTTATCTGCATGTGCGCGGCCGTCTGGAGGCGCTCGTTTCCCGGCCTGTCATGTACGATCTTGTCGAACTCGGCGAGAAGGTCCAGATCGACGGGACCGAGATGTTCTGCGTCCGCTCGGCCGGGGCCGTTTTCCCGATCATGCCGGCGGCGGAACTGGAAGCGCTGTGCCGATGA
- a CDS encoding AAA family ATPase — MSVMKGATEVADEKAIVAAAEAALGEIARIRAEVGKVIFGQENVVEQTLLAVLSGGHALLVGVPGLAKTKLVATLGTVLGLDNSRIQFTPDLMPSDILGSEVMDQDQAGHRSFRFIAGPIFTQLLMADEINRASPRTQSALLQAMQEYHITIAGARKDLPQPFHVLATQNPLEQEGTYPLPEAQLDRFLMQVDVGYPELAAERQILLETTGVSEAEARPVINAARLQQLQSLIRQMPVGEKVVDAILSLIRSARPGNGNATTDKNVAWGPGPRAGQALMLCARARALYDGRLAPSIDDILALAEPVLQHRMALTFAARAEGKTVRDVIGDLLKRAKG, encoded by the coding sequence ATGAGTGTTATGAAAGGCGCGACGGAAGTCGCCGACGAGAAGGCAATCGTCGCCGCTGCGGAAGCCGCGCTCGGTGAGATCGCGCGCATCCGCGCTGAGGTCGGCAAGGTGATCTTCGGCCAGGAAAACGTCGTCGAGCAGACGCTGCTCGCGGTGCTGTCGGGCGGCCATGCGCTGCTCGTGGGCGTGCCGGGCCTCGCCAAGACCAAGCTTGTCGCGACCCTCGGCACGGTCCTTGGCCTCGACAACAGCCGCATCCAATTCACGCCCGACCTGATGCCTTCGGACATCCTGGGCTCGGAAGTGATGGACCAGGACCAGGCCGGCCACCGCTCCTTCCGCTTCATCGCCGGCCCGATCTTCACGCAGCTTCTGATGGCCGACGAGATCAACCGCGCTTCGCCGCGCACCCAGTCGGCACTGCTGCAGGCCATGCAGGAATATCACATCACCATTGCCGGCGCCCGCAAGGACCTGCCACAGCCTTTCCATGTACTGGCGACGCAGAACCCGCTCGAACAGGAAGGCACCTATCCCCTTCCCGAAGCGCAGCTCGATCGTTTCCTGATGCAGGTCGATGTCGGATATCCGGAGCTAGCCGCCGAAAGGCAGATCCTTCTGGAGACCACCGGCGTGTCGGAGGCGGAAGCTCGCCCCGTCATCAACGCCGCACGTCTCCAGCAGCTCCAGTCCCTGATCCGCCAGATGCCGGTTGGCGAGAAGGTGGTCGACGCGATCCTCTCGCTCATCCGCTCCGCCCGGCCGGGCAACGGCAATGCGACGACGGACAAGAATGTCGCCTGGGGACCGGGACCTCGCGCCGGACAGGCGCTGATGCTTTGCGCCCGCGCACGCGCCCTTTATGATGGCCGGCTGGCTCCGTCCATCGACGATATACTCGCCCTTGCCGAACCCGTGCTGCAGCATCGCATGGCGCTGACCTTCGCCGCGCGCGCCGAGGGCAAGACTGTACGCGACGTCATCGGCGATTTGCTAAAGCGAGCCAAGGGATAA
- a CDS encoding DUF58 domain-containing protein — protein sequence MAAIGEIVARTPSGEVLSRAQQRAMLVPDCLVEARRIANTVISGWHGRRKRGIGENFWQFRPYSQGESMSRIDWRRSARDDHTYVRDREWEAAHTIWLWADLSPSMMYKSTLGLVSKESRALVLMLALAEILARSGERIGCPGVMEPVSARNAAERLATAIMLSPLAEGLPDTGMIRSSSDLVLIGDFLDPADMVMERLGPVARRGLRGHVVEIADPAEEVFPYAGRTEFTDPETGAKLTAGRAEILREDYQRAYRARRDSLGDGLRHLGWTFIPHRTDRPASEALVAVHMYLSGMPSRATHGGLL from the coding sequence ATGGCCGCGATCGGGGAGATAGTTGCGCGTACGCCTTCCGGCGAGGTTCTGTCGCGCGCCCAGCAACGCGCGATGCTCGTCCCCGACTGCCTCGTCGAGGCGCGCCGGATCGCCAATACGGTGATTTCCGGCTGGCACGGCCGGCGCAAGCGCGGCATCGGCGAGAATTTCTGGCAGTTCCGCCCCTATAGCCAGGGCGAAAGCATGTCGCGCATCGACTGGCGCCGCTCCGCCCGCGACGACCACACCTATGTGCGCGACCGCGAATGGGAAGCGGCGCACACGATCTGGCTCTGGGCCGATCTCTCGCCCTCGATGATGTACAAGTCGACCCTCGGCCTGGTCTCGAAGGAAAGCCGCGCGCTGGTGCTGATGCTGGCGCTCGCGGAGATTCTCGCGCGCTCCGGCGAGCGGATCGGCTGTCCGGGTGTCATGGAGCCCGTCTCCGCGCGCAATGCCGCCGAACGTCTGGCAACCGCAATCATGTTGAGCCCGCTCGCCGAGGGCCTCCCCGATACGGGCATGATCCGAAGCTCGAGCGATCTGGTCCTGATCGGCGACTTTCTCGATCCGGCGGACATGGTGATGGAGCGGCTCGGCCCCGTCGCGCGCCGCGGCCTGCGCGGTCATGTGGTCGAGATCGCCGACCCGGCCGAAGAGGTCTTCCCCTATGCCGGGCGCACCGAGTTTACCGATCCCGAAACCGGCGCGAAGCTGACGGCCGGTCGCGCCGAAATTCTGCGGGAAGACTACCAGCGCGCCTATCGCGCGCGCCGCGACAGCCTCGGCGACGGCCTGCGGCATCTCGGCTGGACCTTCATTCCGCATAGGACAGACCGACCGGCCTCCGAGGCGCTGGTCGCCGTGCATATGTATCTTTCCGGCATGCCTTCCCGCGCGACCCACGGAGGGCTCCTATGA